A DNA window from Acidimicrobiia bacterium contains the following coding sequences:
- a CDS encoding HAD-IC family P-type ATPase produces the protein MDHSEVADPARPGDGPGSSAPDPDTGLTSAQVAERVAAGLVNDTFERTSRTVGEIMRANILTRFNAILGTMLVIILIVGSYRDALFGVVLVTNALIGIIQEVRAKRTLDRLAVLNAPKARIVRDASVAEHPTEDIVLDDVLDIRVGDQVVADGSVLATDGLEIDESLLTGESDPVHKTPGDEALSGSIVVAGEGRLRATRIGAEAYARKLADEAKRFALVRSELQDGINLILRYVTWAIVPTAALLLLSQLNSHESVKEALAGTVAGVVGMVPEGLVLLTSIAFALSVIVLGRRNVLVQELPAVEGLARVDVICVDKTGTLTEGIIAFERVDVFDGVDADIVTSALGALGEEPDANPTLAAIADEFDAPHGWEVAERVPFSSARKWSATDYGPHGTWILGAPEMVLAGRGDDAARRRADGAAGGGSRVLLLARTGNSLREEQLPDGLEPAALVLLREQVRPDAADTIRYFGEQGVAVKVISGDNSRTVGAVASRVAVPHADRVVDARSLDDDDPDGLADTLDHNAVFGRVTPHQKRSMVGALQSRGHVVAMTGDGVNDALALKDADIGIAMGSGAPATRAVAQLVLMDGRFATMPGVVAEGRRVIGNIERVANLFVTKTVYVMILSILVGVFLWPFPFLPRHLTIVSSLTIGIPGFFLAMAPNTRRYQPGFVPRVLRFAVPAGIIASAATFGSYALARANDLSLTESRTTATLTLLVIGLWILMLLARPFTLLRTLLVVGMVALVVGAFTVPLAKDFFDLELPAGPALVESLLVAAAGAAVLEVFWRLTRNRWGLGGGETRPHESTATADAQPPTPT, from the coding sequence ATGGATCACAGCGAGGTGGCCGACCCGGCGCGCCCCGGGGACGGTCCCGGATCCTCCGCGCCCGACCCCGACACGGGCCTCACCTCCGCTCAGGTGGCGGAGCGTGTGGCCGCCGGCCTCGTCAACGACACGTTCGAGCGCACGAGCCGTACGGTCGGCGAGATCATGCGGGCGAACATCCTGACCCGCTTCAACGCCATTCTCGGAACGATGCTGGTCATCATCCTGATCGTCGGCTCGTACCGGGACGCCCTGTTCGGCGTCGTCCTCGTCACCAACGCCCTGATCGGCATCATCCAGGAGGTCCGCGCCAAGCGCACTCTCGACCGCCTCGCCGTCCTCAACGCGCCCAAGGCCCGCATCGTGCGCGATGCCTCCGTGGCAGAGCATCCGACGGAGGACATCGTTCTCGACGACGTCCTCGACATTCGCGTGGGCGACCAGGTCGTGGCCGACGGCAGTGTCCTCGCGACCGACGGCCTCGAAATCGACGAGTCGCTCCTGACCGGCGAGTCGGATCCCGTGCACAAGACACCCGGCGACGAGGCGCTGTCAGGAAGCATCGTGGTGGCGGGGGAGGGACGGCTCCGGGCAACACGCATCGGGGCCGAGGCCTACGCCCGGAAACTCGCCGACGAGGCCAAGCGGTTCGCCCTCGTTCGCTCCGAGCTCCAGGACGGCATCAACCTCATCCTGCGCTACGTCACGTGGGCGATCGTCCCGACCGCCGCGCTGCTCCTGCTCAGCCAGCTCAACTCCCACGAGTCGGTCAAGGAGGCACTCGCCGGAACGGTCGCCGGTGTGGTCGGCATGGTCCCCGAAGGCCTCGTCCTGCTCACGAGCATTGCGTTCGCGCTGAGTGTGATCGTCCTCGGGCGCCGAAACGTGCTCGTCCAGGAGCTCCCGGCCGTCGAGGGCCTCGCACGTGTCGATGTCATCTGCGTCGACAAGACCGGGACGTTGACCGAGGGGATCATCGCCTTCGAGCGCGTCGACGTCTTCGACGGTGTCGACGCAGACATCGTGACCTCGGCGCTGGGTGCCCTGGGGGAGGAGCCCGACGCCAACCCGACCCTCGCCGCCATCGCCGACGAGTTCGACGCTCCCCACGGATGGGAGGTCGCCGAGCGTGTCCCGTTCTCGTCGGCGCGCAAGTGGAGCGCGACCGACTACGGGCCACACGGCACATGGATTCTGGGGGCACCCGAAATGGTCCTCGCCGGCCGCGGGGACGACGCGGCTCGCCGACGTGCCGATGGCGCGGCCGGTGGCGGTTCGCGCGTGCTGCTCCTCGCACGGACCGGCAACAGCCTTCGGGAGGAGCAGCTCCCCGACGGACTGGAGCCCGCGGCGCTCGTGCTACTCCGGGAACAGGTGCGTCCCGACGCCGCCGACACGATCCGCTACTTCGGTGAGCAGGGCGTGGCGGTGAAGGTCATCTCCGGCGACAACTCGCGCACGGTGGGTGCTGTCGCATCGCGTGTCGCCGTTCCCCACGCCGACAGGGTCGTCGACGCGCGCTCGCTCGATGATGACGATCCCGACGGGCTGGCCGACACCCTCGACCACAACGCGGTCTTCGGCCGGGTGACGCCGCACCAGAAGCGCTCGATGGTGGGGGCGCTGCAGTCCCGGGGCCACGTCGTTGCCATGACGGGCGACGGCGTCAACGACGCGCTGGCCCTGAAGGACGCCGACATCGGCATCGCGATGGGATCGGGTGCACCGGCCACGAGGGCCGTCGCACAGCTGGTGCTCATGGACGGCCGCTTCGCCACGATGCCGGGGGTCGTGGCCGAGGGCCGACGTGTGATCGGCAACATCGAGCGTGTCGCCAATCTCTTCGTCACCAAGACCGTCTACGTGATGATCCTGTCGATCCTCGTGGGTGTCTTCCTCTGGCCGTTCCCGTTCCTTCCCCGCCACCTCACCATCGTGTCGAGCCTCACGATCGGGATTCCCGGCTTCTTCCTCGCCATGGCACCCAACACGCGGCGCTACCAGCCCGGATTCGTGCCACGGGTGCTCCGCTTCGCCGTTCCGGCGGGGATCATCGCGTCCGCCGCCACCTTCGGGTCCTACGCCCTGGCGCGTGCCAACGACCTCAGCCTCACCGAGTCGCGAACGACAGCGACGCTCACGCTTCTCGTCATCGGCCTGTGGATCCTGATGTTGCTCGCCCGCCCGTTCACCCTGCTCCGAACGCTCCTCGTGGTGGGGATGGTCGCTCTCGTCGTGGGCGCCTTCACCGTTCCCCTGGCGAAGGACTTCTTCGACCTCGAACTGCCGGCGGGCCCGGCGCTCGTGGAGTCGCTACTCGTCGCCGCCGCCGGCGCCGCGGTCCTCGAGGTGTTCTGGCGCCTCACACGGAACCGCTGGGGCCTGGGGGGCGGCGAGACCCGCCCGCACGAGTCGACGGCAACGGCCGACGCTCAGCCGCCGACACCCACGTAG
- a CDS encoding VanW family protein: MNVETPVSATDDTELPDRRTRRLRRQHQRGRFRRALASRPFRWGVFGVLVAALVFVGIGLTERVVYSGAILPGVEIEGVEVAGLDEADAGEAVAAFAETVETEPIPVTAGDAELALDPAAIGVEVDDVAAVREARLVGRSGNPVEQTVGSILRRFRSETVPLEITWGDAALDYTVDVWAAEADTPPVDGDLTFDGATVTEVPPVDGSVIDRDAARELLRDAIRSPERGTVTLPMITSTAPVTSAEVARAAEEARALLAEPVTVTTPATSFTIEPEILGRTLTTRVEGDALLLGIDPLALYAALGPGVVFVETTPVEASFEVHPDATVSVIPSQVGRSIDLTQVGDAILAGQRVVTASFTEKQPEHDTAWAEALNITERIGTFTTQHPCCASRVTNIHRAADILQNQIIEPGETFSLNDTLGPRTVERGFVEAGAIAEGNKFVEDVGGGVSQIATTLYNTVFFSGMEDVSHTPHSLYISRYPMGREATVNYPNLDLKWRNSSGSGVLIRTAYTDTSITISFYGNSEGRVVTSEEPTVTARYPAGSETKLTPFLPKGTTETEDAYDGFSVVYARTITQPGSEPVRQEWTWRYDTLDAITYVGVGG, translated from the coding sequence GTGAACGTCGAAACCCCCGTTTCGGCGACCGACGACACCGAGCTCCCCGACCGTCGGACACGTCGTCTCCGTCGCCAGCATCAGCGCGGCCGATTTCGGCGCGCGCTCGCGTCGAGGCCTTTCCGCTGGGGAGTGTTCGGCGTACTGGTGGCCGCGCTCGTCTTCGTGGGCATCGGTCTCACCGAGCGCGTCGTCTACAGCGGCGCCATCCTCCCAGGCGTGGAGATCGAGGGTGTGGAGGTCGCCGGGCTCGACGAGGCCGACGCCGGGGAGGCCGTTGCCGCCTTTGCCGAGACCGTCGAGACCGAGCCGATTCCTGTAACGGCCGGTGACGCGGAGCTGGCGCTGGATCCCGCGGCCATCGGCGTGGAGGTCGACGACGTGGCGGCGGTACGGGAGGCGCGTCTCGTCGGGCGCAGCGGCAACCCGGTCGAGCAGACGGTGGGGTCGATCCTCCGCCGGTTCCGCAGCGAGACCGTCCCCCTCGAGATCACCTGGGGCGACGCGGCGCTCGACTACACCGTCGACGTGTGGGCGGCGGAGGCCGACACGCCACCGGTCGACGGGGATCTCACGTTCGACGGTGCAACGGTCACGGAGGTCCCACCCGTCGATGGGTCCGTGATCGACCGCGACGCCGCGCGGGAGCTCCTGCGCGACGCCATCCGGAGCCCCGAGCGTGGCACCGTCACCCTGCCCATGATCACGAGCACGGCCCCGGTGACCAGTGCGGAGGTGGCACGCGCCGCCGAGGAGGCGCGGGCGCTCCTCGCCGAACCCGTCACGGTCACGACACCGGCGACCTCCTTCACGATCGAGCCCGAGATCCTGGGTAGGACCCTCACCACCCGAGTCGAGGGTGACGCGCTGCTCCTGGGTATCGACCCACTCGCCCTCTACGCAGCGCTCGGGCCCGGGGTCGTCTTCGTCGAGACGACGCCCGTCGAGGCGTCCTTCGAGGTGCACCCCGACGCGACCGTGTCGGTGATCCCGTCGCAGGTGGGTCGATCCATCGACCTGACCCAGGTGGGCGACGCCATCCTCGCCGGTCAGCGGGTGGTCACGGCCTCGTTCACCGAGAAACAGCCCGAGCACGACACGGCGTGGGCCGAGGCACTCAACATCACCGAGCGGATCGGGACCTTCACGACCCAGCACCCGTGCTGCGCCTCACGTGTCACGAACATCCACCGAGCCGCCGACATCCTCCAGAACCAGATCATCGAGCCCGGCGAGACCTTCTCGCTCAACGACACACTCGGGCCACGGACCGTCGAGCGTGGGTTCGTCGAGGCGGGGGCGATCGCCGAGGGCAACAAGTTCGTCGAGGACGTCGGTGGCGGCGTGAGCCAGATCGCCACGACCCTCTACAACACGGTGTTCTTCTCCGGCATGGAGGACGTCTCGCACACGCCCCACTCGCTCTACATCTCGCGGTACCCCATGGGTCGTGAGGCAACCGTCAACTACCCAAACCTCGACCTGAAGTGGCGCAACAGCTCGGGCTCGGGCGTGCTGATCCGGACGGCCTACACCGACACGTCGATCACGATCTCGTTCTACGGAAACTCCGAGGGACGTGTGGTGACGAGCGAGGAGCCCACGGTCACCGCGAGGTACCCCGCCGGCTCGGAGACCAAGCTCACGCCGTTCCTGCCGAAGGGAACGACTGAGACCGAGGACGCCTACGACGGGTTCTCGGTCGTGTACGCGCGCACCATCACCCAGCCGGGCAGCGAGCCCGTGCGCCAGGAGTGGACGTGGCGCTACGACACGCTCGACGCCATCACCTACGTGGGTGTCGGCGGCTGA
- a CDS encoding acyl-CoA dehydrogenase family protein has translation MSTTATAAPLLDELRDWLGSELPDGWMEAVDNDDTEEFRRLRSQLDYTDWCIRFADAGWATPTWPSEYGVGRSLTPAQVRPVNEMLTHYQVPRSYNIIGIGMGGPTVIEWGSEEMKKRLLPPIARGTEIWCQLFSEPTAGSDVAGLATRAVRDGDEWVVTGQKVWTTLAHEATWGMLVARTNPDVPKHKGLSYFVIDMKSPGVTVKPLVQMTGDAEFNEVFFDEARVPDAMRLGPEGEGWRVAITTLMNERVALSGAGSVGGDAVGGSPVMRVLDRHRPILDPVLRQRAAQAVIENRVIKLTNQRAAAARKAGQAGPEGSVTKLFQAEFNIRLQELAVDLEGPDALAWASSGSGGRAMPGWVDSGEIDHGAVVKGFLRSRANTIEGGTSEIMRNILGERVLGLPKEPQVDKDVAWKDVLRSG, from the coding sequence GTGAGCACCACTGCTACAGCAGCCCCTCTACTCGACGAGCTGCGCGACTGGCTCGGATCGGAGCTGCCCGACGGCTGGATGGAGGCTGTCGACAACGACGACACAGAGGAGTTCCGCCGGCTCCGCTCGCAGCTCGACTACACCGACTGGTGCATCCGCTTCGCGGACGCGGGCTGGGCCACCCCGACGTGGCCATCGGAGTACGGCGTGGGTCGTTCGCTGACACCGGCGCAGGTGCGCCCCGTCAACGAGATGCTGACCCACTACCAGGTCCCGCGCTCGTACAACATCATCGGGATAGGAATGGGAGGGCCGACGGTCATCGAGTGGGGATCCGAGGAGATGAAGAAGCGGCTCCTTCCACCGATAGCGCGCGGAACCGAGATCTGGTGCCAGCTCTTCAGCGAGCCCACCGCGGGCTCCGATGTGGCCGGGCTCGCCACCCGTGCCGTCCGCGACGGCGATGAATGGGTCGTCACCGGCCAGAAGGTGTGGACGACGCTCGCCCACGAGGCGACGTGGGGGATGCTGGTCGCCAGGACCAACCCGGATGTACCCAAGCACAAGGGCCTCAGCTACTTCGTCATCGACATGAAGAGCCCCGGCGTGACGGTCAAGCCTCTCGTGCAGATGACCGGCGACGCCGAGTTCAACGAGGTGTTTTTCGACGAGGCGCGTGTTCCCGACGCCATGCGTCTCGGCCCCGAGGGTGAAGGGTGGCGCGTCGCCATCACGACGCTGATGAACGAGCGTGTGGCACTGTCGGGCGCAGGGTCGGTCGGCGGCGACGCGGTGGGCGGCTCCCCGGTGATGCGTGTCCTCGACCGCCACAGGCCGATTCTCGATCCGGTGCTCCGTCAGCGGGCTGCGCAGGCCGTGATCGAGAACCGGGTGATCAAGCTGACCAACCAGAGGGCCGCGGCCGCCCGCAAGGCGGGCCAGGCCGGGCCGGAGGGGTCGGTCACGAAGCTCTTCCAGGCCGAGTTCAACATCCGGCTCCAGGAGCTGGCCGTCGACCTCGAGGGCCCCGATGCGCTCGCCTGGGCTTCGTCGGGCAGCGGAGGGCGAGCGATGCCGGGCTGGGTCGACTCCGGCGAGATCGACCACGGGGCCGTCGTGAAGGGCTTTCTCCGCTCGCGGGCCAACACGATCGAGGGCGGTACCTCCGAGATCATGCGCAACATCCTCGGTGAGCGTGTTCTCGGGCTCCCCAAGGAGCCGCAGGTCGACAAGGACGTGGCGTGGAAGGACGTCCTGCGTTCGGGGTGA
- a CDS encoding adenylate/guanylate cyclase domain-containing protein: MGTDARKFLRKRGTPADEIERAERDGWLPVLVVDRLLAPGKRKFTQEEVAERAGTDVATVRRLWRALGFPDFPSDLAAFTDHDVDALERALERAAGPMDLDALVDVVRIASVGLNRLAAAETDYIMASLTAMRDEGVDEVEVAGGLAELVDWDQMSALLDYGHRLLLRAALWRRLARGDAPRSETRDLAVGFVDLTGYTALSQKVSREELSELLDRFEGLAYDIVAENGGRFVKSIGDEVMYVSSSTQRALDIALSLVAGTVADDVIPPARAGLAYGAVLTRDGDYYGPVVNLANRLVSTAKPGGVHVSEGLHDVMHEVLEGDGPEADGPAAAGDDAAQRDDSRGDGAGGDTADGDAGATADEMPSGLTAAVQPPEQLEWRKLRRRRLRDIGLVPVWEVTRTPTGPADD; encoded by the coding sequence ATGGGAACTGACGCGCGGAAGTTCCTCCGCAAGCGCGGCACGCCGGCCGACGAGATCGAGCGTGCGGAGAGGGACGGATGGCTTCCCGTCCTCGTCGTCGACCGGCTCCTCGCGCCCGGGAAACGAAAGTTCACCCAGGAAGAGGTCGCCGAGCGGGCGGGAACCGACGTCGCCACGGTACGGCGGTTGTGGCGCGCCCTGGGCTTCCCCGACTTTCCGAGCGACCTCGCTGCCTTCACCGACCACGACGTCGATGCACTCGAGCGGGCCCTCGAACGCGCGGCCGGCCCGATGGACCTCGACGCCCTCGTGGACGTCGTCCGGATCGCGAGCGTCGGCCTCAACCGGCTCGCCGCTGCCGAAACCGACTACATCATGGCGTCCCTCACGGCGATGCGCGACGAGGGTGTCGACGAGGTGGAGGTCGCCGGTGGGCTCGCCGAGCTCGTCGACTGGGACCAGATGTCGGCGCTTCTCGACTACGGTCACCGACTCCTTCTGCGGGCTGCGCTGTGGCGTCGGCTGGCCCGCGGTGACGCGCCCCGCTCCGAAACCCGGGACCTGGCCGTGGGGTTCGTCGACCTCACCGGCTACACGGCTCTGAGCCAGAAGGTGTCCCGCGAGGAGCTGTCGGAGCTCCTCGACCGCTTCGAGGGGCTCGCCTACGACATCGTCGCCGAGAACGGTGGGCGGTTCGTGAAGAGCATCGGTGACGAGGTCATGTACGTGAGCTCATCGACGCAGCGCGCGCTCGACATCGCGCTGAGCCTCGTGGCCGGAACAGTCGCCGACGACGTCATCCCACCGGCCCGTGCCGGCCTGGCGTATGGCGCGGTGCTCACCCGCGACGGCGACTACTACGGCCCCGTCGTCAACCTCGCGAACCGACTCGTCAGCACGGCCAAGCCGGGTGGCGTGCACGTGTCGGAGGGCCTTCACGACGTCATGCACGAGGTGCTCGAGGGCGACGGCCCGGAGGCCGATGGCCCCGCGGCTGCCGGCGACGACGCGGCGCAGCGTGACGACTCCCGGGGCGACGGTGCCGGGGGCGACACGGCCGACGGCGACGCCGGGGCGACTGCCGACGAGATGCCGAGTGGGCTCACTGCGGCCGTCCAGCCGCCGGAGCAGCTCGAGTGGAGGAAGCTGCGCCGTCGCCGGCTCCGCGACATCGGGCTCGTGCCCGTGTGGGAGGTCACCCGTACCCCCACAGGACCTGCCGACGACTAA
- the mca gene encoding mycothiol conjugate amidase Mca, with protein sequence MPREPSTNGPLSLLAVHAHPDDEASKGAATTARYSAEGVHTSLVTCTGGEAGDILNPAVDTPETRAKLPDVRMQELRDAVEVIGYDSLHLLGYHDSGMPDTEHNERPDNFANADNDEVVAKLVRIIRSERPHVLITYDDSRFYPHPDHLKVHEVSVLAFDAAGDPDVHPGAGDPWQPAKLYYTGFSKRRVLAMNEAFEKAGVESPFAERILQIEELPDDFTTLIDVEGFTDVGRDALLAHRTQIDPESHWMALLHEVPTEMLRYEDFAPARCLVDNGVADGELETDLFAGVRELVEASASREAS encoded by the coding sequence GTGCCCCGAGAGCCCTCCACCAACGGACCTTTGTCCCTCCTGGCCGTTCACGCCCACCCCGACGATGAGGCGTCCAAGGGCGCGGCCACGACGGCGCGGTACTCGGCTGAAGGCGTTCACACCTCGCTGGTCACGTGCACGGGAGGGGAGGCGGGCGACATTCTCAACCCTGCCGTCGACACACCGGAGACACGGGCGAAGTTGCCCGATGTACGAATGCAGGAGCTGCGTGACGCCGTGGAGGTCATCGGCTACGACAGCCTCCACCTCCTCGGGTACCACGACAGCGGAATGCCCGACACGGAGCACAACGAACGTCCCGACAACTTCGCGAACGCCGACAACGACGAGGTCGTCGCGAAGCTCGTGCGGATCATCCGCTCCGAGCGGCCACATGTCCTGATCACCTACGACGACAGTCGCTTCTACCCGCACCCCGACCATCTCAAGGTCCACGAGGTCTCGGTTCTGGCGTTCGACGCGGCGGGCGATCCCGACGTCCACCCCGGAGCCGGCGATCCCTGGCAGCCGGCGAAGCTCTACTACACGGGCTTCTCGAAGCGCCGCGTGCTCGCGATGAACGAGGCGTTCGAGAAGGCCGGGGTCGAGAGCCCTTTCGCCGAGCGCATCCTCCAGATCGAGGAGCTTCCCGACGACTTCACGACGCTGATCGACGTCGAGGGCTTCACCGACGTCGGTCGCGACGCGCTCCTCGCTCATCGAACACAGATCGATCCCGAGTCGCACTGGATGGCGTTGCTCCACGAGGTCCCGACCGAGATGCTCCGCTACGAGGACTTCGCTCCGGCCCGCTGTCTCGTCGACAACGGTGTGGCCGACGGTGAGCTCGAAACCGACCTGTTTGCCGGGGTCCGGGAGCTCGTGGAGGCATCCGCCTCGCGCGAAGCCTCGTGA
- a CDS encoding SCP2 sterol-binding domain-containing protein: MRYLTQEWLDEGRRLSADQPVREDASAQIQYVVTGGPDGDVHYYWVVEDGRILESQIGELNDPDFTLTMPYEVGREIAEATLDPNVAFMQGRMKCTGDTGRLMTMIPITGSPEYRAMQKELASRLTF; the protein is encoded by the coding sequence GTGAGGTACCTGACACAGGAGTGGCTCGACGAGGGACGTCGGCTGAGCGCCGACCAGCCTGTCCGCGAAGATGCCAGTGCACAGATCCAGTACGTGGTCACCGGTGGGCCCGACGGTGATGTCCACTACTACTGGGTGGTGGAGGACGGGCGCATCCTCGAATCGCAGATCGGTGAGCTGAACGACCCCGACTTCACACTCACCATGCCCTACGAGGTCGGCCGGGAGATCGCCGAGGCGACCCTCGACCCCAACGTGGCGTTCATGCAGGGGCGCATGAAGTGCACCGGCGACACCGGCAGGCTCATGACCATGATCCCGATCACCGGCTCCCCCGAGTACCGGGCGATGCAGAAGGAACTCGCGTCAAGACTGACGTTTTGA
- a CDS encoding polysaccharide deacetylase family protein has product MSPSERSLADRLGYGPDARLLIVNCDDLGSTRAANVGIYDALRNGVATSASLMVPAPWARDAAAGYRGEDIGVHLTLNAEWERYRWGPVTHSPSLLDGDGGFPRTQADAWDHADLDEVRKECRAQIERAVLWGFDVSHLDSHLGTMQLHAAFFDIYLEMAVDFGLPLRMASAAAQRTIGFPYRRLAAEEGIVFTDHFVNCPVGARSTIEKVLFDLRPGVTEVFLHPGVDTDELRSAYPDWPGRVEDHAFACTDPSLPDLVERAGATLIGYRDLRELQNS; this is encoded by the coding sequence GTGTCGCCCTCCGAACGCTCCCTCGCCGATCGCCTGGGGTACGGGCCCGACGCGAGGCTGCTCATCGTCAACTGCGACGATCTCGGTTCGACCCGGGCGGCCAACGTCGGGATCTACGACGCCCTCCGCAACGGCGTCGCGACGAGCGCCTCGCTGATGGTCCCCGCACCGTGGGCGCGCGACGCTGCCGCGGGCTACCGCGGCGAGGACATCGGCGTGCACCTGACCCTCAACGCCGAGTGGGAGAGGTACCGGTGGGGGCCCGTCACCCACTCACCGAGCCTGCTCGACGGCGACGGCGGCTTCCCCCGGACACAGGCCGACGCGTGGGACCACGCCGACCTCGACGAGGTCCGCAAGGAGTGCAGGGCCCAGATCGAGCGTGCCGTGCTGTGGGGATTCGACGTCAGCCACCTCGACAGCCACCTCGGAACGATGCAACTCCACGCGGCCTTCTTCGACATCTACCTCGAGATGGCCGTCGACTTCGGCCTGCCGCTTCGCATGGCCTCCGCTGCAGCGCAGCGCACGATCGGGTTCCCATACCGACGGCTCGCCGCCGAAGAAGGCATCGTGTTCACCGACCACTTCGTGAACTGCCCGGTCGGTGCCCGCTCCACGATCGAGAAGGTCCTGTTCGACCTCCGTCCCGGCGTCACCGAAGTGTTCCTGCACCCCGGGGTCGACACCGACGAGCTCCGCAGCGCCTACCCCGACTGGCCGGGCCGTGTGGAGGACCACGCGTTCGCCTGCACCGATCCGTCGCTGCCCGACCTCGTGGAGCGTGCCGGCGCCACCCTCATCGGCTACCGCGATCTCCGCGAGCTCCAGAACTCCTAG
- a CDS encoding Glu/Leu/Phe/Val dehydrogenase dimerization domain-containing protein, translated as MSLEHENLHVPTHEEVVRFIDRDRGLEAVIAVHSTALGPALGGTRFYPFPSFDVALTDVLRLSEAMTFKNAVAGLDHGGGKAVILGDPRSARSPELLHAYGEAVCLLEGRYITTEDVGTTPADMDAVLDVCPHVTGASTGSGDPSVATARGVHRTQEAVAQRLFGGEGLRGRHVVVSGVGKVGTLLVEHLVGAGARVTVADVRADATAALAQRFKGSVAAVEPDDALTTACDILAPCALGGVLSAETVASLRCRAVVGAANNQLTDDAVAEQLRDAGILYVPDFVVNAGGVINLARETGAYDPEDARARVDAIADTVVSILDEAEHRGVTPLTAALDHARRRIAAAG; from the coding sequence GTGTCCCTGGAGCACGAGAACCTGCACGTACCGACCCACGAGGAGGTCGTGCGGTTCATTGACCGCGACCGGGGGCTCGAGGCGGTGATCGCCGTGCACTCCACGGCTCTCGGACCTGCTCTCGGGGGAACCCGCTTCTACCCGTTCCCGTCGTTCGACGTGGCGCTCACCGACGTCCTGAGGCTCTCGGAGGCCATGACGTTCAAGAACGCCGTGGCAGGCCTCGATCACGGTGGCGGAAAGGCCGTCATCCTCGGCGACCCGCGATCGGCGCGGAGCCCCGAGCTCCTCCACGCGTACGGGGAGGCCGTCTGCCTGTTGGAGGGGCGCTACATCACAACCGAAGACGTCGGGACCACACCCGCCGACATGGACGCCGTGCTCGACGTGTGTCCCCACGTCACGGGAGCGAGTACGGGCTCCGGCGACCCGAGCGTGGCCACGGCCCGCGGCGTCCACCGCACACAGGAGGCCGTGGCGCAGCGGCTCTTCGGCGGCGAGGGTCTCCGTGGCCGCCACGTTGTCGTGTCCGGCGTCGGAAAGGTCGGAACGCTCCTCGTCGAGCACCTCGTGGGGGCCGGGGCGCGTGTCACGGTCGCGGACGTCCGGGCCGATGCGACGGCCGCCCTGGCGCAACGGTTCAAGGGATCGGTGGCGGCCGTCGAGCCCGACGACGCCCTCACGACGGCGTGCGACATCCTGGCGCCCTGCGCGCTCGGCGGTGTGCTGAGTGCGGAGACCGTCGCGTCGCTCCGGTGTCGGGCGGTCGTGGGCGCGGCCAACAACCAGTTGACCGACGACGCCGTCGCCGAGCAGCTGCGCGATGCGGGGATCCTCTACGTTCCCGACTTCGTGGTCAACGCCGGGGGAGTCATCAACCTCGCCCGGGAAACCGGCGCCTACGACCCTGAGGACGCGCGGGCTCGTGTCGACGCCATCGCCGACACGGTGGTGTCGATTCTCGATGAGGCTGAGCACCGTGGCGTGACACCGCTCACCGCCGCACTCGACCACGCCCGCAGACGCATCGCGGCTGCCGGCTGA
- a CDS encoding phosphatase PAP2 family protein, which translates to MPPPPHEHPSSALPLHRRVDDAVDDFVDRHRHPAADAVFYSLSSAFDHSIGWLALGAMRSVAERDPAPAVRLAAVLGLESFTTNVAIKSLFKRVRPIEHDEGFDRDTTELPYGARIPITSSFPSGHATAAFTAAGLLSQGRRHAGAYYALAGLVAASRVYVRLHHASDVAVGAVLGLAMGRLARRIAPLDR; encoded by the coding sequence GTGCCCCCACCACCTCACGAGCATCCATCGTCGGCTCTGCCGCTGCACCGCCGCGTCGACGACGCGGTCGACGACTTCGTCGACCGGCACCGCCACCCGGCAGCTGACGCCGTCTTCTACTCCCTGTCGAGCGCCTTCGACCACAGCATCGGGTGGCTCGCGCTCGGTGCCATGCGGTCTGTCGCCGAACGTGACCCTGCACCGGCTGTCCGCCTCGCCGCCGTTCTCGGCCTCGAGAGCTTCACGACCAACGTCGCCATCAAGTCGCTGTTCAAGCGGGTGCGTCCCATCGAGCACGACGAAGGCTTCGACCGCGACACCACCGAGCTCCCCTACGGGGCCCGAATCCCGATCACGAGCTCGTTCCCGTCGGGGCACGCCACGGCGGCCTTCACGGCAGCGGGCCTGCTGTCCCAGGGCCGCCGCCACGCCGGTGCCTACTACGCGCTGGCGGGTCTCGTGGCCGCCAGCCGCGTGTACGTCCGGCTCCATCATGCGTCCGACGTGGCGGTCGGGGCGGTCCTCGGCCTCGCCATGGGCCGCCTGGCCCGGAGGATCGCTCCGCTCGACCGCTGA